In Patescibacteria group bacterium, the genomic stretch AGCAAGGGAGTTACCAAACGGAGATGATTATAGAATTATTGTGCGAGCGGTTGATAAAGTAGGCGAAGTTGGAGAGGCTGTTTCTCCTTTTTTTTCTCTGTTCCACTCGATTCCTTTTGTTGATGGATACTCTACAGGTGCTGTGGTAGTCTGGCAGACCAACAATCCAAACTTTTCATTTATTGAATATGGAACGTCAAGCAAGATGTATACATCAACAACTCTCTCGTCATACCCTAATCTTTCTACGCAGCAGTACGTGCTTCTTCGTGACTTGGTTTCCAGTACCACGTATTATTTTCGTACTGTCACCGGGGCGACGCTTGGAGAGAAAATACGCTCTGATGAGTATTCATTCATAACACTTCCGAGAGTGGATGTTACGCGCCCCTCGAGTCCCAGTGGAACATTTGGAGAGGCGGGGGAAACAACAACACTGCTTTCGTGGCTTAAGTCTGCTGATGCAAATTATTTTTATACTACAATTGTTCGGAGGGAGGATCGCTTTGCCAAGCATGTAGAAGACCTGTCTGACGACGAGGCAGGTGGGGCGGCTATCTCTACGAGCACGGCGTTATATCAGCGAGAGGAATCATTAAAGCGAGATACGAAGTACTACTATTCAATTTTTCATACTGACAAGGGTGGAGGCATCTCGCTTCCGACAGTGGTAGTACTTGAAACCAGTGCTTCAACGGAAGAAATACCAATTCCACCGGGAGACGAGAACGTCCCAACGCTACCTCGTGTTACTTCTCCTTCGATTGAGAAAGTTACGGATAATGAAATTACGATTCGATGGAAAAATCCCGACAGTCAAAATTTTGTTGGCGTACATATTGTGCGCAACGACGAATCCTTACCAGGGAACCCCTTTGATGGAGAAACCGTATTTCGAGGACGTACAGAAAGTCTAATAGATAGTGGACTTGCAGAGGATACTCCCTATTTCTATGGGTTGTTCGTATTTGATTGGAACAATCTCTATTCTCCTGCCGCTTTTATTTCAGCGAAAACCACCTCCCCAACTGTTTTAGTAACTGCTACGACTACAACCGCCACGACTACAGCCACATCGACCGAGGATATTCCCGCGACCACAACAGCAAGCACAGCAGAGAGTACTGGAAAAACGACAACGAGTACCGAAGCGCGAATTATGACGATGCAAACTATCATTGAAAGCATCAAAGCAGAAATAGTCAAGCTCGTAGATATTATACAAAATATGTTGCTTCAAATGAGACTTGGAGTTGAAGGGAGAGTACACGTCATACACATTGATACTCTTGGTTTTAGTCCGAATAACATTACCATAGCTTCCGGTGATACCGTTTTGTGGGTTAATGATGACCTTCTCTTCTCTTGGCCAGCATCTGATCTTCACCCGACACACAGTCTTCATCCAACAACGGGAGGATGTTCGCACAGTGGATTTGATACATGTCGGGGACTAAGTATTGGGGATGAGTTCGCTTTTACTTTTATTGAAACAGGTGCGTTTGGGTATCATGACCATACTTTTCCTACACTAACAGGAAAAATTATTGTTACCGAGTAACGAATACTATAATTGATCGTAGTTAATTAACCACACGATGAAAAAGATATTTGCGGCAGCCATAGCAATGATAGTAGTCCTCTCGGCAGGAATTGCTCTTATAGTTTTCTACACGCCGTACAATGTCCCACTTATCTCTCAGCTATTCCAAAAAGAAACTACAGAAAAAACTATAGAAGAGCCTTCCGTATCAGGCACGGGGAAAGTACCGGTAGCTACCACAACATCTGAAGAAGACAGGGTAGACGCAGAAGATAAAAATGAGTTTCCAGAGGAAGAGATCATACCGAAGGAGGAAGAGGAGCCTGCTATAAAGCCCGAACTTCCGACGCCCTCCGACGATGCTGTCGGGACAGGCGATGAGGTCGGGACGGAGGCTGATAGCGTCGGGACAGAACCCGAACCAACACCAGAGCCAGAACCTGAACCAAAACCTAAAAGAGAACCGAAGGAGTATATTATTGAAATTTATAGTTTTACCGACTGGCGGCCTGCAAGTCTTACCATCTACGAGGGAGATACGGTAACATTTATCAATCTTGACAATACACTGCACTGGCCGGGGAGCGATCCCCATCCGACACACAGTTCACTCCCTCTCTTTGATGCGCTTGGCGGTATATCTGAGAGACAAAGTTATTCACATACCTTTACTATACCGGGTGCCTATGGACACCACGACCATTTGCCCGAAAATCCTCCAACACTCGGCACCATTACTGTTTTACCGAGAGAGTAATACGTACCGGTCTATATGAAAATTCCACGCTTAAATGTATTTCTACAATTTGTACTACTTGGTACGGTTGTATTTATTCTACTCGGTATATTTCTATCCACACTCATTGCGCCGGCACTCACTACGTTTATTCTTGACCAGCGGGAACTTAATTCTGTTGTTTTTGCGAATCGGTTGGCGGCTGACATTCTAACATCGGAAGACTTTACACAACCTGTAAGTGGCGAGGAGGATGTTACTCGGTTTGAGCGATTTTCCAGCCTTCTCCAAGTTCCAGGTTTGTTTAGAATTAAAATATATCGTCCGGACGGAACTATCATATATTCAGATGAAAAGCGGCTTATCGGCGCAAAATTTCCACTAAATGAGGAACTTGAACAAGCACTTAAGCTTAAATCAACAGCAGAGATAACTGAATTTAACGCAAACGATCCGCGTTATGAGTACGAAATCTCATTTATTAGAGGTCTTGAAGTGTACACGCCTATTACCTTTGGCAGTTCTGCGGAAGTGATCGGGGTGGTTCAAACATTCTCGCGGGTCGGCTTCATTGAGCAGCAGATCGATGAACTTAAAACTCTTTTTACTCAAAGGGTTGCACTCTCGCTTCTTGTAATGTTTACTGTACTGTCGCTGATCGTGTGGCGCGCCAGCCGTACAGTAAATAAGCAAAGACGGGAACTTTTAAAATACGCATCTGGACTTGCAGCTATGGTTGATACTAGAACCCGTGAGTTGAAAGAAACAAGTGAGCGGGAAATTGAAAAGGCTAAGGAGTTATTGAAATTGAAAGACCAATTTGTTTTTGTTGCGGCACATGAACTCCGCACTCCGCTGAATGCCATCAAATGGGGTTTGAGCGTATTGGAGTCAAATAACCCAGAAATGGTTGTCAAAGATAAACATCTATTTACCATTTTACGTAAGAGCAATGAGAGACTGCTTTTTTTAGTGAAGGACATTCTAGATGTTGCGCGCATTGAGGGCGGAACGCTTAAGCTTAAGATCGAAAGTATATCCGCAGCGGAAGCCATTGCAGATGCAGTTATTGAAGTTAAGAGCGAGGCAGATCAGTTGCAGATTACCATTGATAATACGGTTCCGGAAAATATCCCACCTGTAAGAGGAGATATTTTGCGGTTGAAGGAGATATTTGTGAATCTACTGACCAATGCTGCTAAATATAGTCAAAGAGGCAGTACTGTGGTTGTGTCGGCTGAAGTGAAAGATGAAAATATAGTATTTCATGTTATTGATACGGGTATCGGTATAAGTACCGACCAGAAAAAACATATTTTTGAAAAATTCTGGAGATCTCCTGAGGCACAACATACTGAAGGAACCGGCCTTGGACTCTTTATTGTAAAGCAACTGGTCCAATTTATGTCAGGAGAAATTTGGTTCGAATCAGAGAAGGGAAAAGGTACAACTTTTTCTTTTTCTCTTAAAAGAGCCGATTCTGCGGCAAAAGACGAGGAGATACATGAAACATA encodes the following:
- a CDS encoding HAMP domain-containing histidine kinase, which gives rise to MKIPRLNVFLQFVLLGTVVFILLGIFLSTLIAPALTTFILDQRELNSVVFANRLAADILTSEDFTQPVSGEEDVTRFERFSSLLQVPGLFRIKIYRPDGTIIYSDEKRLIGAKFPLNEELEQALKLKSTAEITEFNANDPRYEYEISFIRGLEVYTPITFGSSAEVIGVVQTFSRVGFIEQQIDELKTLFTQRVALSLLVMFTVLSLIVWRASRTVNKQRRELLKYASGLAAMVDTRTRELKETSEREIEKAKELLKLKDQFVFVAAHELRTPLNAIKWGLSVLESNNPEMVVKDKHLFTILRKSNERLLFLVKDILDVARIEGGTLKLKIESISAAEAIADAVIEVKSEADQLQITIDNTVPENIPPVRGDILRLKEIFVNLLTNAAKYSQRGSTVVVSAEVKDENIVFHVIDTGIGISTDQKKHIFEKFWRSPEAQHTEGTGLGLFIVKQLVQFMSGEIWFESEKGKGTTFSFSLKRADSAAKDEEIHET